In Gadus chalcogrammus isolate NIFS_2021 chromosome 1, NIFS_Gcha_1.0, whole genome shotgun sequence, the sequence GGAGCACGACGTGGGGCCTGACGGGGTGGTCCTGGATGTGCCCCTGCAGGCCAACTCTCGCCAGGACCCCTTCAACACCTTCTTCAACACGGGCAGCTCCGGGcgccacgtccccagagccctGTACGTGGACCTGGAGCCCACTGTGATAGGTGGGGGGCCTGGTAGTGGGTTATCTACTGTGTGGCCATCTGGGGCATTCAATCAAGTCCTATTATTATGATGAATATTAAATTATACCACTGGAAGCTACATTTGTTAGCCTACTTTTCATCTGCTTGTCTTTGGTAGTAATTATTTTTAGGAATATGTTTAATTCAATCCACAGCATGAGTTGGCTGTTGTTGACTGGTAGGCTATTGGATGGCTTTACAGGTTTTGTGCAATGCCTGAAAGGCAGAAGGTATAACAACATAATCAATTGTTcctgtgaattttttttttcaagcatAACATTCATATTGTTTGTGAAAACTATTATAATGAACCACTATACAATATTAAAATACTTATAATTTAATATCCATAAATATCCAAGTCGCATCTTTCATTTATTTACTATTAAATCTATATACTGTATTCCTAAAAAGCCCCAATTCAGAAGTAAATCACACATTTGAGTCCCCTCTGGCTTTTCATATGAGGGTTAAATAGTTGTATTTGTTTTGGCCTGGTTAACTGATAATTCTTCAGTGTATATGGGCTACAATATAAAGTGGTGTAGCCATTCTGATCATACAAGGAACCTATCTTCCAGATGAGGTGAGGGTTGGGACATACAGAGACCTTTTCCATCCTGAGCAGCTTATTTCCGGGAAAGAGGATGCAGCCAACAACTACGCCCGTGGCCACTACACTGTTGGCAAGGAGATGATTGACACGGTCATGGAGCGTATCCGTAAAATGGTGAGAAAAAATTGGATTCTCATTGCCTTGTTGGGCATTAATGCTTGCTTTAGTGTGAGACCTCATTTGCCTTTCTATTAGTACACTCTACAGGtaagtaatgtgtgtgtttcttttcccCAATTACTGGTTGgtatttgaatgcaatatactgTAATGCAATGGAAATAGTGTTGCAAAATGACAGTATGTCACTGTCTGATTTGTAATTTTAATGAACGATCATCTTCCAGACGGATCAGTGCACTGGGCTCCAGGGCTTCCTGGTGTTCCACAGCTTTGGCGGCGGCACCGGCTCTGGCTTCACCTCCCTGCTGATGGAGCGCCTGTCAGTCGACTACGGCAAGAAGTCTAAGCTGGAGTTCGCCATCTACCCGGCCCCCCAGGTGTCCACCGCCGTGGTGGAGCCCTACAACTCCATCCTCACCACGCACACCACCCTGGAGCACACCGACTGCGCCTTCATGGTGGACAACGAGGCCATCTACGACATCTGCCACCGCAACATGGACATTGAGCACCCCAGCTACATCAACCTCAACCGCCTCATCGGGCAGATTGTCTCCTCCATCACCGCCTCGCTGCGTTTCGACGGCGCCCTCAACGTGGACCTGACGGAGTTCCAGACCAACCTGGTGCCGTTTCCCCGCATCCACTTCCCGCTCGTCACCTACTCCCCCATCATCTCCGCCGAGAAGGCCTACCACGAGCAGCTCACCGTGCTGGAGATCACCAGCTCCTGCTTCGAGCCGGCCAATCAGATGGTCAAGTGTGACCCCCGCCACGGCATGTACATGGCGTGCTGCATGCTGTACCGCGGCGACGTGGTCCCCAAGGACGTGAACGCAGCCATCGCCAACATCAAGACCCGGCGCTCCATCCAGTTTGTGGATTGGTGCCCCACTGGTTTCAAGGTGAGTATTTTGTTGTGGATCAGCTTTGTTTTGAATCAGTTTTGTGCCCTATGCTGTCAATACGTATCTCTTTGAACCAAATCCTTCTCCCCCTAAAGGTGGGGATTAACTACCAGCCTCCAACTGCAGTGCCTGGGGGCGACCTGGCCACGATCCAGAGGTCTGTGTGTATGCTGAGCAACACCACGGCTATTGCAGAGGCCTGGGCCCGTTTGGACCACAAGTTTGACCTGATGTATTCTAAGCGGGCCTTTGTCCACTGGTACGTGGGCGAGGGCATGGAGGAAGGAGAGTTTACTGAAGCCAGAGAAGATATGGCCTGTCTCGAAAAGGATTATGAGGAGCTAGGCAAAATGAGTACTGACTCGGATGGTGATGAATTGGGTGAAGAGTATTGATCCTTTAGCCCTCAGGCTGTGATTACATGACTGTCTTCTCTTCTACTTTTTATTAGCAATTTAGTATTTTTACTGTTCAAATGTTAATTTGTTCAAACCCTTACTTTGAGTTACATTATAAGTTAATTTAACATATTGAGATTGTTTCCCACTTTCTGTTATACATTGcataaaaaattatattgcTAAAAACACGTGTAAATTAAAAGGGAAATAGGCCTAATGCCACGTTGTGttttctaaaaatacaaaaaactcCCCGATGTAACCCGATGTTAGTTGTTTATTTTGTGAGAATATTAAATTATAAGACAAAACTGGTTGAAACTGAATGTGAGCAATATTCCAAAGCTAAATTAATTAGTCATAGGTTATTTAAACAACGAGTCCCGGTAGCCATGGAACTGTCACCTGAAAATATCCATCCGCCCAAGTGTAAACATAGGTTACAAAGGAAAATTGTTTGTAGACAGTCAAGTAAATAATtcatccctaaccctaacccattgcAAACGGCCCAAAAAATTACTTTGGGCATTGATAAGAGACGTAGTCAATAAAAGACACAATTCATAGTTTTTGTTTCATTAACCATTGCCCTTCATCTCATGAATACAAATCAATTTATTCTGAATATCACTGCGGTGTGTTTTAATAACCTTTATTTCTGCTGATTATTAACAAGTCAAATTGATACGATGCATAACGAACATAGGCTTcttaataaacaaaaacaaaagtcgTTGAGATCAAGACTTTTAAGATGCCAAATTGGACCAAAAAAGACTGACTGCCCTTAGGGGACTATGGTATTGGGTATATTCTTTGAACACACCGCAGATTCAAACCTAAAGGAATTGTAATATTCGGTTCTCCCAAAAGTAAGAAATGACTGGATTTGCATTTTTGTTCCCTATCATCTTGAGTCAATGAAATATCCTATCTGAAGAACACTACTGCTTTAGCTTcaccaaagaaaaacatttgctTATTCCTTCTTGTGTTTGCCAAATCGGGGGGGCTAAAATATGTTGTTTTGTTGAAATTGCaataaagaaaacgttgaaTAATATGGTATCTATTTTTTTGAGCGGACGTGCTCACTGCCTTAGAACATTCAGCTCAcagtgcgtggatgtgtgtgtgagcagcttCTCGTGTTGATGTCTGCTGAGAGATACTGACGGGGGGAAGGTAAAGATTGGAGGGACCCTTTCGGAATAATACGAACGAGTATATACTTTGGAGCAAGTTTTGCTCATCTGGGTCGTCCGCTTTGATCCATAACGATGTCCCGACCTCGGACGGACGAGTTCAAGCCGCCTCCGGAGTGCCCGGTCTTCGAGCCCAGCTGGGAAGAATTCGGCGATCCGTTCGCTTTCATCAACAAAATCCGTCCAATCGCTGAAAAAACTGGCATCTGTAAAGTCCGCCCGCCTCCGGTGAGTAACAGCTACGAACCAGATCGATAACCAGTCCGTGGACGCATTGGGGAAACATTGTGGTACATTTTAGTACACGACCGATAAAGCAAAAGATGGACCAAGGATGAAGGATTTAAAGggactttcaacatggcggacGGGCTGTGCTGATTCTTTGTGTTGCTAGCGCTCCTTCTTCAGTCTCTTACCTCTGCTCTCTTGAGGACCACAGGGATGTGAGCGACAGCAAGACCACGAGGATGTGTTGTCGTTGTGATGTTATTGTCGCCTGCATAACATGCAAACACGTCTTAAGTTAGGGCTTCAGTGATGCTGACAAGTCTGGCTAACTAGCAGCAGGCTAACGATAGCAAGTAGCTCAGTAACCTGTCATCATTGAGCACACCGCACATTGACACAGTTGACTATGCGGAAGCCATTCGGCAGCATTTCATACGATTGTGTGCAAATAATCAgttcataaataaaaataattagacGTGAGAGTTTTTCCTGCTTCCCTATTCCAGAAAAAAAGCAGGCATGTATTTTTGGGAACATGGTGTTATGGTGTCCATGATCAATTAAGTGTAAAGTGTGTGACCCATCGGCCTTGGGTCCGCTTCGGTTAGTTATTGGtgtttttcttatttaaatTCTTTGGTTTTTACTATGGAGTTCTGTCTATTAAGTTGTAAAATATCACAAGAATTAGGACATCCACATGGTGGAACAATTTTGCTTCACTGCTAATGAGCTATAAAAGTTAAAACTTGAGGTGGAATATATGTGTCATCTTCCATTAGATTGATCTAATCTCGAATTAAGGCAATGCCTAATGGCTGTAGTGTATATCAACCAGTGTTGGTCTCTAGTCGTGTTGGGGTGTTGTCCTCCATGTTGGCTTTGTGGAAAGCAGGGCTGTTTGAGTGAGTGTTCCATCTGGCCATtttgtgtgtcagtgggggATGTTGGCTGGTGAGGTAAAATAACTTTCCTCATGGATGATTGGAGAATTGGCATTATAAAACTGGGCGATTtgtaaaaagaaataaaagaaattaaatgTTTTCATCTCATACAATTGAGCTTTAATATATCAATTTAGTTCAGCCTCGTtattaagattttttttttttttcttgcttaACATGAGGGAACAATTTCAACTATCTTTCTTGTTAGGTGGTTATGTATTTTAGTAATGATTTTGTTGCAAccattatgtttgtgtttttactcAAGAGGATTCCATGTCCTTTTTGTGAAAAACCTGTGTCACATTGGTCCAAACTATTTTCAAACGTGCTCTTTGTCATCTGCCCAACAATAGAACTTTGAGGCTGATTAAAAACCAATGCATTTAGTTACGGGTGTGCTGAAAAACTACATGACCTTCAGGTGCTTCCTTGTCCCTTAAATGCAAATTTATTCCTTACTGTTCAGGGATGGCAACCGCCGTTTGCCTGTGACGTAGACAGACTTCACTTTGTTCCTCGGATCCAGAGGCTAAACGAGCTAGAGGTAGGATGTTGTTTAATTGTGaacaaatatttaaatactgcATGTTGATGTAGATATTATTTTATGGTGTAATTATTGATGCAATTATTGATAGTATTGAAATTGGCTATAAGATTAGGAAAATGATAAGCAATCAAACATCAaattttcatgtgtgtgtgtttgaaaatatataatgtttctatgtgtgtgtatatgtaataTGATATACAGCACAAGCCTTCATgatctttttttaatgatttctgTTTTCTTAACCTGCTTCGACGTGTCCCTGTTCCCAGGCACAGACCAGAGTGAAGCTCAACTTCTTGGACCAAATCGCCAAATTCTGGGACCTACAGGGATGTCCTTTGAAGATTCCTCACGTGGAGAGGAAGATTTTAGATCTATACCGACTAAACAAGGTGGATATCTAACAAACGTCAGCACAAATAATGacttttgttgttatttaccaTACATGAGTCATGTGACGCGGTGTCGACTGTCGTCCTCCAGCTGGTGGCAGACGAGGGCGGGTTCGACCTGGTCTGCCGGGACCGGCGCTGGACCAAGATCGCTCTCCAGATGGGCTTCGCCCCGGGCAAGGCCATCGGCTCACACCTACGAGCGCACTACGAGAAGGTCCTTTACCCCTACAATCTGTTCCAGAGCGGGGCAAACCTCCTGGTGAGTGCAATTATGTCCAGGTTGGTTTTAGGTCTTGTGCTaataaccccccacccccctataAAAgggttgtacgtgtgtgtaaaaCATCTaccctagctctctctctctaaccctagctctccctctctctctctctctgtctctgtctgtctgtctctgtctgtctgtctctgtctctgtctctgtctgtctctctgtctctgtctgtctgtctgtctgtctgtctgtctgtctgtctgtctgtctgtctgtctgtctgtctgtctgtctgtctgtctgtctgtctgtctgtctgtctgtctctctctgtctctctctgtctctgtctgtgtctctctctctctgtctctgtctctgtctctgtctagctctctctctctctctctctctctttagccctagctctctctctctctaaccctagctctctctctcctcaggccTCAGAGCCAGCTGCCAAAGTGACGCGTTTGGATGCTGATCCCGAATATGAAAAGGTATGTTTGAATAAGGAGATCTGTAATACTATGATTAACACTTTCTTTTACTGCAGCGTGGGTGCTGTTCTGTATCTTCCCAAACAAATGTGGGTTGCAATATTTGTCCTGGTCGTAAACCATGTGACGTTTAAAATGTTTCAGAAAATATCTTAAAATACCAGATAGTTACCAGTTAACAATATAAGACATGATGGACAAAATGACAAGCTACAATATTGAAGCCTTATGCCAAAGTCAACCTTCATTttgttgtctttctttttctttgctGTTCATGGGTGACATGACCTTAAGTCGTCGAGTTGCTCTGTATCATTtattgtctgtctgtggtctATGTAAATCTGTTCAAAGGCGAGACAGCATGacagccctccaccccctctatCAGCCAGGGGTCTACACTAACTGTTATGTTCCGTTGCTACTGTTATCAGAGATGCACATCCGGTTACATCTGTTCCCCTCCTGGCCTCAAAGGGAAGCCGGCCCCACTGCTAGTGGAGCGCAGTGATAATTTCCTCATGCCTGTCACTCACACGGCAGCCACCCACGTGCTCGTGTTTACCATCATCCAGAAATCTTTCCGTCCTTACACTTTCGCTATCACAGACGCATTTTAGGTATAACATGCGCATAACTCAACAAAAACCTTTCAAAATGAAATTGATCACACTTTAGACATTTTCACACTTTTCCCAATTCAATATACTAGACATATCCTGCTCTCTCCAATTAGATAATTGGAGTGGATAAATAAAAAGGTGTGGGTATCAATAGTTCCCCTGACGTATGTCATGTGACGCCTATGTGTTGCAGTACATGCTAAAGCCCACCCTGGCGGCGGACAGCCAGGCCTCCAAGGATCTCATGGCCCACGACGCGCCCCCGAGAGACCCCCAGCAGCCTGAGAGGGGCTGCCCCAACGCCTACGGAGCCAAGCACTTGAAATCGGAGGTAGGGCTTCCTCCACAGAGCAACACTGCCAGCTGTCAGACAAAGACGAGCCACTCGGCCACGGCCTGATCTCCCTTTGTCCACGGTGTAATATTGTATTTGTAGCCCATGTATGTTTCGATATCGGATCCAAAACATCCACAATAAGTATTTTTAAACAGGTTATTTCTGAAATGGgctgtggtgtgtttgtttgcgcaGGGTGTTCAGATGAAGACCGAACCAGGCGAGGGTTGTGACAACAGGCCTAACCTACGGCGGAGGATGGGTTCCTTTGTTGCCAAACCGGAACCTGGTAGGACATGTTGCACCGCCTGCCGTCGCTAACTCGTGCCTCTGTCTGCCACCGTGCTTTTATTTGATCCTTTTGTGATGCCTACCGTCCCTGTCGCTCCGCAGAGAAAGAGCATGCTATTACTGTGAAACAAGAGCCAGTGGAAGTAAAAGAGCCAGTGATTGAAGCAGATAAAATAAAGTCCCGCTACAAGAAAAACCTACCTCCGGTTCCTCTGATTCCCCCCAGCCCGGTAAGTGGATACACTGTCCTACCATTAAAAGCCTCACTGCGTTCCGTCTACCGGATGCATGCATAAAGTTCCCCCAGTGTGACCCAGAACACTCAACGACCCGTCCATAATCATCATACATCCATTCATTCGTTCCAAatccatgcgtgtgtgagtgttgatgtgtgtttgtgtgtgtctcatggtCACCTGTTTTATACCCGCGGCACCAACCAAAGGGACGCGTCCACCCCGTGCAGGTGGACCtggtggtgtgtctggtgtgcggCAGCGGGGCGGACGAAGACCGCCTGCTGCTCTGTGACGGCTGCGACGACAGCTACCATACCTTCTGCCtcatcccctccctccaggaTGTACCCAAGGGAGACTGGAGGTGCCCCAAATGTCTGGCTCAGGTGAGATCACCGTTTCTCTAGTCCTCGCCAACTCCCACCCCCGGGGGACAAGCCCGGGGGTGGGACAAGTGGGAGGAGACTTGCTTTACGTCCATGCGGGTTGACGTGTGGCAGGGTGTGGGAGGGTGGAACGTCAACGCAATGAAGTCAATAGTGGAGCAGCTAGGGAAATCTTAAGTGCGACCAGGTTTCAGGTTTCCACATCAAGTTGATGTGCCTGCAAGAAGGCTTTAGGAAGGAAAAAGAGGGTTTAGTTTGGAACTAGCTCGCATGTTTTATAATATCCACAAAGTATATCACATCACAGTCATGGTGGACTTTTAAACGAATCAACACAATGTATCACAagtgtttactttttatttccCTTGGCAGGAATGCAGCAAACCTCAGGAGGCCTTTGGCTTCGAGCAGGCGTACAGGGACTACTCGCTGCGTGCGTTCGGGCAAATGGCAGACGCCTTCAAGTCAGACTACTTCAACATGCCCGTGCACGTGAGTAGAAGATAAGAAGATTGGATTTTTGTTGTTCGCTTTTAttattctgctgttgaagtCGGCCTCTGAGCACGTTGTGTTTGCGTTGCTTTGTTTGTGGACAGATGGTGCCGACAGAGCTGGTGGAGAAGGAGTTCTGGCGCCTGGTGGGCGCAATCGAGGAGGACGTGACCGTGGAGTACGGCGCCGACATCGCCTCCAAGGAGTTTGGGAGCGGGTTCCCCATCCCCAACGGGCGCTTCAAGGTGTCCCCAGCAGACGAGGTAGGCCAGCCCGCAGTGCTGTCTCGTGATGCTCTGACGGCCCATCCAATATTTACCCTTCCATAAATATGCATGTTTACTCGCTTTCAGAAATACCTCAAGTGTGGATGGAACCTCAACAACATGGCGATGATGGACCCGTCGGTGCTGACGCACGTCACCGCCGACATCTGCGGCATGACGCTGCCCTGGCTCTACGTGGGCATGtgcttctcctccttctgctgGCACATCGAGGACCACTGGAGCTACTCCATCAACTACCTGCACTGgtaacaaacgcacgcacacacacacttcctgcttTTAGTTAAAAGGGAAGAAAGTAGTTTAGATCATTAAACACGATAACAGCATGAAGACCAGTGGTAAGCAAGGTTGGTCGTAATTAATTCACAGTGGATGGACAGGTAGTCTGAGATTAAATCCCTTCCTTAAACGCTTCCTACATCgcctttttttgtttgctttcaTTTCGTGCTCGAGACATTAAAGTATCCCTCCTACGCTGTGCAATGTTCCACTCTGTGGCCACTGCCGAGGTGCCATGAGCAGCAGGAAATGGAACAGAATAAAGAAGTTAGATGATCACTGTGGTGAACAGTGCTCAGTGCCTGAGTAACAATCTCAGGCAAGAAGCGTCCAAAGAGTCCAATCAgggttattattatatatacccTGGCGATCAGTATATACTACTGATCGCAGTAGGAGAGGTTTCAGGGTTAACCAATCAACTTCAAGAAATTTACGGGGATAATCATTTAGTAAAGAGTGaacattttgtttaaaatacTAACAAATCATAAAAGAATTGATATCATTGAATATTATTAAATGCTATAAGAACTGAATATTACTTGGTCTAATTTGTGCTATAATCTCACAGCAGCGTGTTCCGTCCAACATTATTATCTATAATAATATCACAATCCAGATCTTAACCACAACGCTCTTCCTATTCCTTACGAGTACACAGATTATTTGCAATTTACTTTAAAGACGCATTGTCAAAACAGACAATGCGAGTGAGTTTAAACTTCTTTGTCTATTCAAGCTTCTTCGGCAAAGCAGGACTTGGAACATATCTGGGAGTTTGCAGTCTTATTATGAATATGTTGAAGGAGGCAGAGCGCTATTCAGACGGAAGCTATCGGAGCTCTGTTTATAGATAAAGTCCTGATAGTAAGTTAGTTCAAATCGCGCTAATAGTAGGAAAAACAAATCATCGATCATCCCTTCATTTGCCAATACACAAAGCCTAGCTTAAAAAGTCTATGAAGTGAAAAGATGCAGTGGAACTTTAATTGTGTTCCTCAATTTAAAGGGGAGAACCCAAGACGTGGTATGGTGCGCCGGGCTCCGCTGCTGAGCAGCTGGAAGCGGTGATGAAGAAGCTTGCCCCGGAGCTGTTCGACTCCCAGCCCGACCTCCTGCACCAGCTGGTCACCATCATGAACCCCAACACCCTCATGGCCCACGGGGTCCCGGTACGTCACCACTCCAAGGCTTCCCCGTCGGCAGCCGCCCCGACGGCTGAAGAGCAGGAAATAAtgcttctgtctccctctagaTCTACAGGACAAACCAGTGTGCCGGGGAGTTTGTGGTCACTTTTCCCAGGGCCTACCACAGTGGCTTCAACCAGGGCTTCAACTTTGCCGAGGCGGTCAACTTCTGCACCACGGACTGGGTAGGTCCATGTCGAAACACTGtctcccgtctcctcctccttcactcacTTCGACATGGGACCTGACCGGGACGACCtttaacctcccccccccccccccccagatgccTCTGGGCCGACAGTGTGTGGACCACTACCGCCTGCTGAACCGCTACAACGTCTTCTCCCACGACGAGATGGTCTGCAACATGGCCTCCAAGGCGGGCACGCTGGACGTGGTGCTGGCGTCGGCGGTGCACCGCGACATGGCCCTCATGATCCGCGAGGAGAAGGTGCTGAGGGACGCGGTCAAGAAACTGGTGAGGCCTTTCTGCCGACCGCCCCCAGGGCGGGCGCGCCGAGCCGCCACCCGACGGGAGGGCTCCGGTTGCGAATAATGTTAGTCCTCTGTCGTCTGGCGTCCTCAGGGAGTGTCGCGGTGCCAGGAGTCCAAGTACGACCACCTGCAGGACGACGAGCGCCAGTGCGTCAAGTGCCGGACCACCTGCTACCTGTCTGCGGTCACCTGCCCCTGCAGCCCGGGGGTCCTCGCCTGCCTGCACCACATCCACGACCTCTGCCCGTGTCCCGTCTCCAACTACACACTGAAGTAAGTCCGCCGCACGGTAGGGTGCCACCGTATGTTCTTCAATTATTATTACCATTGTCTCCTCCTACTAACACAACCTTTGAACAGCGATTGGTCTGTGTGTTTACTGTATGTCAAATGATGAGAGGTAGGTATCCTACCTCTTTCTAAATTGTGAACCACAGACAAGAACACAAGTCTGTCAACATTTCGATGTTgcaatgtccccccccccctcatataCACACAGTAGCGTACCGTGGGGTTTACGTCAGGGGCTTCAGTAACGAGCTCCACCAATGCCCAACCCCCAAACACTCGCATGCAAACCAATTTCATATTAGGTGCCGTTGCAGCCAACACAGCCAAATATGTGCATCACACTATGTGCTACTGCATAACGTCAACAACAAGACAGTTGATCTTCAACaacagcgcacacgcacacgcacaccaccgTACATTACCCTAGCTACACTAATGCAGCATCACCATCAGATCTTTCATTATGTCACTCCGCAACCACATTGCAcaacacacatgacacacgAACAACATTTCACAGTTAATGTTATAATGTTGACCGGATGCTGTCGCAACTTAAACTCAATgctaaatattttaaaaaagcTATTCCAGACAAAATATTAAGCCCAGGATTAGTTGAGAACGGGTTCATGAGAGCGTCATCAACACTGAAACACAGCATTACCGTTTAGCCTACTGCCCAAATTccagcaatatatttgtgtttccaaccatttaaaaaaatgctttATAAACTGAACTACCACAACAACATTATTGCTCCTCCTACACAGTACCAGAAACACTCACCCATCACTTGTAGAGGAAATCAATCCTCCCATCCTTTCGGAGGAAGCGTTCAATGACCTCCTCATGCAGACGGGCCTCCTGTTTTAGTTTAATCTGCAGATCCTTCTCGAGGGCAATAGATGCCAGTATAGCGAGTCGGGTCTGTCTGGTTGCATTCCTCGAGTACGTTTTATGCGCTTGAGAGCTGAGAAAGATTGTTGGAGATGAACTCTGTCTTCTCGCCAAACGATCGCCTTGAAAAAGGCAGACGAAGGAGACAGTCCAAAAaccaagtggaatctagatggaaaaagtgtgtagttcaaaacctgAGCAGCTTTTACGTCTTCgacacctacagagtttgtaacgtacgatcattcaaaacccCCATGTTATTTTCCATGGACATTTAAACATGGAACCAAGAGCCTCTGAGGCAGGACTTATTCTTCAGCGGTCTATACTTCTAGTGCTATACGGTCTATCCTTCTAGTGCTATACGGTCTATACTTCTAGTGCTATACAGTCTATACTTCTAGTGCTATACGGTCTATACTTCTAGTGCTATACGGTCTATACTTCTAGTGCTATACGGTCTATACTTCTAGTGCTATACGGTCTATACTTCTACATGGCCCCACCGGTCCATGTGGCTGTGATGTGTTATTCAGCCGAGCTCAGCCTTACAAAAACATTCTGGCATTATATTGTAACGTTCTTTAAGAATTATGGCAATTAA encodes:
- the tuba5 gene encoding tubulin alpha 5; the protein is MRECISIHVGQAGVQTGNACWELFCLEHDVGPDGVVLDVPLQANSRQDPFNTFFNTGSSGRHVPRALYVDLEPTVIDEVRVGTYRDLFHPEQLISGKEDAANNYARGHYTVGKEMIDTVMERIRKMTDQCTGLQGFLVFHSFGGGTGSGFTSLLMERLSVDYGKKSKLEFAIYPAPQVSTAVVEPYNSILTTHTTLEHTDCAFMVDNEAIYDICHRNMDIEHPSYINLNRLIGQIVSSITASLRFDGALNVDLTEFQTNLVPFPRIHFPLVTYSPIISAEKAYHEQLTVLEITSSCFEPANQMVKCDPRHGMYMACCMLYRGDVVPKDVNAAIANIKTRRSIQFVDWCPTGFKVGINYQPPTAVPGGDLATIQRSVCMLSNTTAIAEAWARLDHKFDLMYSKRAFVHWYVGEGMEEGEFTEAREDMACLEKDYEELGKMSTDSDGDELGEEY